From the Methanobrevibacter sp. V74 genome, one window contains:
- a CDS encoding PRC-barrel domain-containing protein, translating into MVEVSKLHSLDIYTNTGHYVGRVEDVVLNIRLGTISKLQVRAIEQQPKPAGFMNSFLGSIRGEMPEDNNMRSFQNDVLTVDFDKVQAIGDIMLINPRDMKKVTPEPQIPEATVPKPEIPQPHSETQSQFDAERL; encoded by the coding sequence ATGGTAGAAGTTTCAAAATTACATAGTTTAGATATTTATACTAACACTGGACATTATGTAGGTCGTGTAGAGGATGTTGTTCTTAATATTAGATTAGGAACTATTTCAAAATTACAGGTAAGGGCTATTGAGCAACAACCAAAACCTGCTGGGTTTATGAATTCATTTTTAGGTAGCATTCGTGGAGAAATGCCTGAAGATAATAATATGAGGTCTTTCCAAAATGATGTATTAACGGTTGATTTTGATAAGGTTCAAGCTATTGGGGATATTATGTTAATTAATCCGAGGGATATGAAAAAAGTAACTCCTGAACCACAAATCCCTGAAGCCACCGTTCCTAAACCGGAAATACCTCAACCACATAGCGAAACTCAAAGCCAATTTGATGCTGAAAGATTATAA
- a CDS encoding Mov34/MPN/PAD-1 family protein has product MSFISKLFRNDDEFREVRVDREVLESVIYYAKKAYPNEFLAFFDGEIKDKILYITSLIFLPGETCETGAVVHTELIPINTKYMGSVHSHPGPSASPSDADLTTFSRHGYFHMIVCLPYSLQTFKSYDRYGQPVDYTLGDYSSLIEDNSEDFFDDDDVVTDDDEFKPGFLDEDDDEFFKTLDDERLNNYEEFEKRNQVNWASTNQTDIISNTQMPNQQIIRIELNPDGTVKKISKNEK; this is encoded by the coding sequence ATGAGCTTTATTTCAAAATTATTTAGAAATGATGATGAATTTAGAGAGGTTAGAGTTGACCGTGAAGTTCTTGAATCAGTAATTTATTATGCAAAAAAAGCATATCCTAATGAATTTTTAGCATTCTTTGATGGGGAAATTAAGGATAAAATTCTTTATATCACTAGTTTAATATTTCTTCCAGGAGAAACCTGCGAAACAGGTGCTGTAGTTCACACAGAATTAATTCCAATCAATACAAAGTATATGGGGTCTGTTCACTCACACCCTGGACCAAGTGCTAGTCCATCAGATGCTGATTTAACTACATTTTCTAGGCACGGATACTTCCACATGATTGTATGCCTTCCTTATTCTTTGCAAACTTTTAAGTCATATGACCGTTACGGTCAGCCAGTGGATTATACTTTAGGAGATTATAGTAGTCTAATTGAGGACAATTCTGAAGATTTCTTCGATGACGATGATGTTGTAACTGATGATGATGAATTTAAACCGGGGTTTTTAGATGAGGATGATGATGAATTCTTTAAAACACTTGATGATGAAAGATTAAATAATTATGAAGAATTTGAAAAACGAAATCAAGTTAATTGGGCATCCACCAATCAAACAGATATTATTTCCAATACTCAAATGCCAAATCAACAGATAATCAGAATTGAGTTAAATCCTGATGGCACTGTTAAAAAAATTTCAAAAAATGAAAAATAA
- a CDS encoding tRNA(His) guanylyltransferase Thg1 family protein produces the protein MKEYEVYSPLKVPKNSKIIVRLDGRAFHKLAHDLELDKPYDENFYKVIARVCEDLFKEFSPLFVYTFSDEISILLDRVPFEGRVEKINSIFASFTSSSFVMHYNIEFKKPPAFDSRIIPINENDILKYFKWRQDESWRNCVNSHGVSYLKSKYSNSEANDKINGMKLNEIHELLFQNGINLNNVKTYKKRGIAIYRKVKKIEGFNKKENKKQISYRSHVFTDWELPIFNETFFKNIDVIK, from the coding sequence ATGAAAGAGTATGAAGTTTATTCTCCTTTAAAAGTTCCAAAAAACTCTAAGATAATCGTTAGATTGGATGGAAGGGCTTTTCATAAATTAGCTCATGATTTGGAGTTAGACAAGCCTTATGATGAGAATTTTTATAAGGTTATTGCAAGAGTTTGTGAAGATTTATTTAAAGAATTCTCACCACTTTTTGTTTATACTTTTTCGGATGAAATAAGCATACTTTTGGATCGCGTTCCGTTTGAAGGTAGGGTTGAAAAAATAAATTCAATATTTGCAAGTTTTACCTCTTCATCTTTTGTAATGCATTATAATATAGAATTTAAAAAACCGCCTGCTTTTGATTCAAGAATAATTCCAATTAATGAAAATGATATTCTGAAATATTTTAAATGGAGACAAGATGAATCTTGGAGGAATTGTGTTAATTCACATGGAGTTTCATACCTCAAATCAAAATATTCAAATTCTGAAGCTAATGATAAAATAAATGGCATGAAGTTAAATGAAATACACGAATTATTATTCCAAAATGGCATTAATTTAAATAATGTCAAAACTTATAAGAAACGTGGCATAGCTATTTATAGGAAAGTTAAAAAAATCGAAGGTTTTAATAAAAAAGAAAATAAAAAACAAATATCCTATAGAAGTCATGTTTTCACTGATTGGGAATTGCCAATATTTAATGAAACATTCTTTAAAAATATTGATGTGATAAAATGA
- the serA gene encoding phosphoglycerate dehydrogenase: protein MKVLIADAINEKGIENLKEVADVVVDTEITPEELANTIHEYNGIVVRSRTKLTADIIEKADNLQIIARAGVGVDNIDIDAATEKGIMVVNSPESTSVTVAEHTMGLILSMARKISIADKSVKEGKWEKKKFMGVELRNKTLGVIGMGRIGSQVVNRCKAFGMDAMAYDPYLPEEVAKQMGVELTDLDSVLKNADFITIHVPLTPETEHSISTEQFEIMKDGAFIVNCARGGVIDEEALYDALVNDKIGGAALDVYEDEPPKDSKLCELDNIVLTPHIAASTKEAQRDAAIIVADEIIELTKGNNPKNVLNMPRIDNNTYQELTPYMELCEKLGSFISQAVNGKIQEIEIVYSGELAEISNLEILTRTVIQGAVNPFLSSPVNAVNASLVAKDRGISITEGRKDNAKGYESLIKVIAKSEADSFSAEGTHLHEARILKVNGYWVDVIPKGHMFIAKYEDVPGSIGKIGTKLGEHNVNIGIMQVGRDKKGGRAIMVLTLDKEIPKEIIKELQDLDNVYEAIGLEL, encoded by the coding sequence ATGAAAGTACTTATCGCTGATGCTATTAATGAAAAAGGTATTGAAAATTTAAAGGAAGTAGCTGATGTTGTAGTGGATACTGAAATTACTCCTGAAGAATTAGCAAATACCATACACGAATATAATGGAATTGTTGTAAGAAGCCGAACAAAATTAACTGCCGACATTATTGAAAAAGCAGATAATTTGCAAATTATTGCAAGAGCAGGGGTTGGAGTGGACAATATTGACATTGATGCTGCAACAGAAAAAGGTATTATGGTTGTAAACTCTCCTGAATCCACTTCTGTTACTGTAGCAGAACATACTATGGGATTAATCTTAAGTATGGCACGTAAAATATCAATTGCCGATAAATCTGTTAAAGAGGGAAAATGGGAAAAGAAAAAATTCATGGGTGTTGAACTTAGAAACAAAACCCTTGGTGTAATTGGTATGGGAAGAATCGGGTCCCAAGTAGTTAACAGATGTAAAGCCTTTGGAATGGATGCAATGGCATATGATCCCTACTTACCTGAAGAAGTTGCAAAACAAATGGGTGTTGAATTAACTGATTTGGATAGCGTTCTTAAAAATGCTGACTTTATTACAATACACGTTCCATTAACTCCTGAAACTGAACATTCAATTTCAACTGAACAGTTTGAAATAATGAAAGACGGAGCATTTATTGTCAACTGTGCTCGTGGAGGAGTTATTGATGAAGAAGCATTGTATGATGCTTTAGTTAATGATAAAATTGGTGGAGCTGCTTTAGATGTATATGAAGATGAACCTCCAAAAGATTCCAAATTATGCGAACTTGACAATATTGTTTTAACTCCCCATATTGCCGCTTCAACTAAAGAAGCGCAAAGAGACGCAGCCATTATTGTAGCTGATGAAATTATTGAATTAACCAAAGGAAACAATCCTAAAAATGTTTTAAACATGCCACGTATCGACAATAACACTTACCAAGAATTAACTCCATACATGGAATTATGTGAAAAATTAGGTAGTTTCATCTCACAAGCTGTAAATGGTAAAATCCAAGAAATTGAAATTGTTTACAGCGGAGAATTAGCTGAAATAAGCAACCTTGAAATATTAACCCGAACAGTAATTCAAGGTGCTGTTAATCCCTTCTTAAGTTCCCCGGTTAATGCTGTAAATGCATCCCTTGTTGCAAAAGACAGAGGAATTAGCATTACTGAAGGCAGAAAAGACAATGCCAAAGGTTATGAATCATTAATCAAAGTTATTGCAAAAAGTGAAGCTGATTCATTCTCAGCTGAAGGTACCCACTTACACGAAGCAAGAATTTTAAAAGTAAATGGTTACTGGGTAGATGTTATTCCTAAAGGACACATGTTTATTGCAAAATATGAAGATGTTCCAGGAAGTATCGGTAAAATTGGCACCAAATTAGGTGAACATAACGTTAACATTGGAATTATGCAAGTTGGAAGAGATAAAAAAGGTGGAAGAGCCATCATGGTTCTAACTTTAGACAAAGAAATTCCAAAAGAAATAATTAAAGAACTTCAAGATTTGGATAATGTTTATGAAGCTATTGGATTAGAATTATAA
- a CDS encoding aspartate dehydrogenase gives MIVGIIGCGAIANIITTSIVPEDNGIEIKYFFDKDVERAENLASLAGGIAVLDFDDMLDKVDLILECAAPVSVKEYAPKVLDHGIEMIVMSIGALMDEEFFAKLEDLAKKNNTKLHLPSGAIVGLDGIKAVSKFGLKEVSLITRKSPKSLGMNIDAEEILFEGKASDAVKEFPLNINVAATISLACKMDIDVKIIADPKVDRNVHEITAKGDFGEFKTRTENLPCEANPKTSMLAALSAIRLLKSFNETISVGI, from the coding sequence ATGATAGTAGGCATTATAGGATGTGGGGCTATTGCTAATATTATCACTACTAGTATAGTTCCTGAAGATAACGGTATTGAAATTAAATATTTTTTTGATAAAGATGTTGAACGAGCAGAAAATTTAGCTAGTTTGGCTGGAGGGATAGCAGTACTTGACTTTGATGATATGTTGGATAAGGTAGATTTAATTTTAGAATGTGCTGCGCCGGTTTCAGTTAAAGAATATGCACCTAAAGTGCTAGATCATGGTATTGAAATGATTGTAATGAGTATAGGCGCTTTAATGGATGAAGAATTTTTTGCTAAATTGGAGGATCTTGCTAAAAAAAATAATACTAAGCTGCATTTGCCTTCAGGAGCCATTGTTGGTTTAGATGGAATTAAGGCAGTATCCAAATTCGGTCTTAAAGAAGTAAGTCTGATTACAAGAAAATCACCAAAATCTCTTGGAATGAATATTGATGCTGAAGAAATATTATTTGAAGGAAAAGCTTCAGATGCTGTAAAAGAATTTCCATTAAATATTAATGTAGCTGCAACAATTAGTCTTGCATGTAAAATGGATATTGATGTTAAAATCATTGCTGATCCAAAAGTTGACAGGAATGTTCATGAAATTACAGCAAAAGGGGACTTTGGCGAGTTTAAAACAAGAACTGAAAATTTACCTTGTGAAGCCAATCCAAAAACCAGCATGTTGGCTGCACTTTCAGCTATTCGTTTACTTAAAAGCTTTAATGAAACCATTAGTGTGGGTATTTAA